ACGTTTCGGCTAAATGAGACAGTTTCATAACCCAAAAGATTTTTTAGTGTTTAATAGATTTTTTGCGCCCGCAAAGCTAACTGATATGCAACTCATTTAAAACAAATGCCGGATTTTTTCATAACATTCCAAATAAGACGCACTATTTTTGATTAATTTCAATAAAACCACTTTTTTTAAGCATCTCATCTAACATAACATTTTGTTATAATGTAGCCGCGTTTACAGGAGAGTACACATTAATATAGGTCTTTTCCACATGCCCGTGCAGGTTTCATGTGGAAAAAAGCTAAAGAATGCCCGATTCTAACGCTGTTCGTAGATTAACAATTCTTTCTATCTTTGTTTGCTCAGGTTGTATAACCTCTCCGCCTTTACAGCGGGAATTCCTTAGTAAGTATAATAACAACATATCAACATGAAGTTTATCGTTTCTTCCTCTACTTTGTTAAAACAATTGCAGCAGATCAGCGGGGTTATCAACTCCAATACGGTATTGCCTATATTGGAAGATTTCCTTTTCATCATTGACAGGAACGAACTAACAGTAGTAGCTACAGACCTGGAGACTGTTATGAAAGTGAAGCTGGAGGTAGAAGCCAAGGAAGGCGGTCGTATCTGTATTCCCGCTAAAATCCTGATGGACTCCCTGAAAAATCTGCCTGATCAGCCACTGACTTTCAACATTGACCTGAACTCCTATGCGGTTGAAATCACTTCCGACAATGGTAAGTACAAGGTAATGGGTGAAAATCCGGAAAACTTTCCGAAAGAACCAACAGCAGATGATACCACTTCCTTTACAGTGACCTCTACCGCATTGGTAACTGCTATCAACAAGACCCTGTTTGCCGTGAGCAACGACGATCTGCGCCCTGCTATGACAGGTGTGTTCTTCGAACTCACTCCAAGCAGCCTCACTTTTGTAGCAACAGATGCGCACCGCCTGGTGAAATATGTCAGAACTGGTGTAGTATGCCCTAAAGCAGAAACTTTCATCGTGCCTAAAAAACCTTTGAACCTGCTGAAGTCAGCCCTGCCTGATAATGATAGCGAAATCAAGATTGCTTATAGCCAGAATCACTTCTTTGTAACACACAATGGTGCACAGATGATCTGTCGACTGATCGATGCCCGTTTCCCTGATTATAAAGTGGTCATTCCAAAGGATAATCCTTATCGCCTTACCCTGGTGAAGAGCGATTTCCAGAATGCCCTGAAACGTGTGAGCGTTTTTGCTAACAAGAGCACCAACCAGGTAGCACTGAGCATCACTGGCAGCGAATTACAACTCTCTGCACAGGACGTGGATTTCTCTTTCGAAGGTAATGAGCGTATGAACTGTTCCTACACCGGCGATGATATGCAGATTGCTTTCAATGCGAAGTTCCTCATCGAAATGCTGAACGCAGCAGAAGGTGATGAAATCACAATCGAACTGTCTACTCCAACCAAAGCCGGTATCCTGAAACCTTCTGAAAAAGAAGAGAATGAAGACCTGCTCATGCTGGTAATGCCACTGATGCTGAATAACTAATTCATTTATTACTACCGGCAGCTGCTGGTTTTTGCGCGGCCTTCCGGCTGCGCAAAAACCAGCCTCCAAAAAAAAATCGCGTTTGCCGACGGCAAACGCGATTTTTTTTACTTACTAATTATTTTTCTTTTATACATAACCCGATCACCCACATAAGCCTGTCTAAAATATTGCACCACAGCCACTTTCAGCCTTTTTATTCCCCAAAAATGTTGTAATTTGATATAGCCATTGAACCCATAACTAAATTCCCGTATATGGAATCGTTCTTCAATAACATTCCTTCTTTCTACCGCACCGCAATCCTTGTCGGTGGCCTGGTCCTTCTTTGGGTATTCGAAGGCGCTTTCCCCCGTTTCTATTTCAAATCTAACCGCTACTTCCACGCCGGCACCAACCTCTTCTTTACACTCACCACCGCCGTCGTGAACTTCAGTCTCGCCTTCCTCATCGTCAAAGCCTGCACATTCACCGCTAACCGCCATTTCGGCCTGCTATACCTTGTACCACTACCTAACTGGCTTCACGCCACGCTCGCCATCCTCATGATGGATCTGATCGGGGCCTACCTCGTTCACCTCATACAGCACAAAATTGCCTGGATGTGGCACTTCCATAAGATCCACCACATCGATACCGCAGTAGATGCTACCACCGCCCTCCGGCACCACCCCATCGAAAGCATCCTCCGCGTCATCGCACTCTTTGTCGCTGTCATCACCATGGGTATCCCCATCTGGATGGTATTCCTATACCAAACCATCTCTGTATTCATGTCACAGTTCAACCACGCCAATATCCACCTCCCCAAATGGCTGGATAATGCCCTGAGCTGGATCATCGTATCACCAGACATGCATAAGGTACACCATAGCCATTTCCAGCCGGAAACGGACACTAATTATTCCAATATTTTCTCAATCTGGGATCGCCTCTTTGGCACGTTTAAGAAGGTAAATGATACTACTTCCCTGCAGTATGGCCTGGATGAATACCAGGAAGAAAAGTATCAAAAGATAGGGGCACTACTCAAAGCACCGTTTGACAAACCTTTAAATCAATAAATATATGCAACAGCACACCACCTCTTCCACGTCCACTAAAGTTGCCTGCTACATTTCCCTGTTCGCAGGCGTATCTTCCGCCGTATATGCATTCGTGGCGAGAAACCCTGAAACAGGGCTTGTCTTTGCTATTGCAGCCATCATCATGGGTGGACTCTCAGATATAAAAGCCCGTAAGAATATTGATGATATGCAGGTCGCTACCGCCGGTATATTCATGGCCGTTGTAGCCCTCGCTGTTACCTTATGGCAAATTTATAGCTGACTAACCCCGAGGGAGAGGAGTGAACTTATTTACGTGACTTCACTTTTTTCCCTCCTGTTTCTTTCCTGTATTTTTCAAGATACCCCTCAGCGGCCTTCACAGGAAATAATACCAGTGAAGTATCCGTCAACTCCCTGATAATAGAGGTATCTACAGTTCTCGTACTATCCGATGATTTTACCCCCTCTGCATGATTCCAAAGTAACAGTGTATCATGTTGTAATTCCCATTTCTCATATACCAGCGAATACATATTCACTGCTATCGCCTTCCTGTTCTTTCTTAGCTCCATACCCTGCCATTCATTATCCTTTCCGGTTACAGGCTGCAACCATTTGCCAATCAGCTTTGCCGTGTCAATGACGACAGTATCAGGCACAACGGTAACGATTGAGTCAGCTACTATCACAGGCGTAGTATCCGCCGCCGGCATTAATGCCGACGTATCTACTACTGCCTCATTTTCAGGCGTGCGCGACGGATGACAGGCAAATGAAAACATGGTGATAACTCCCACCAGCAGATGGCTATTTTTCATATGCTCAAAGATATGGACTTTTTCCCCTACCTTTATGCTTCACTTTAGGGGTGTTTTCCAGGCCACCATACCCGGAAAGCTGAGATGAGACCCTCAGGACCTGACGCAGTTCATACTGCCGTAGGGAAAAGTACCTGGTTCAGCCAAGCCCGCTGCCAGGAATGAACTGAATCCTCACATCTTCTACCATCCTTAAAGTTTATTGTTTCACCTTAATTCATGCACTCATGGAAGTGACTGTAAACAATAAACTTTATGCGGTGCAGCAGGGAACAACCATCGCTGCCCTCTTACAGTTTATCCAATTACCATCAGACAAAGGCCTGGCCGTCGCCATCAACAGGGAAGTCATCCCTAAACCCGCATGGTCGCAACACCTTCTGCAAACCGCAGACAGTATTACTATCATCCGCGCTACACAGGGAGGTTAATTTTTCTTTCACTTAAAAATGATTGCACTGCAGGGATATCCCCTCGCAGCAGGACTTCTCATTTCTTCACCCATCTTATTTTTTGTATGAACATCGAAAACATTTCACGTACGCCACTGCCCGCGTCCAGGAAAATTTACATCAATGGCGTAGCCATGAGAGAAATAACGTTAACACCTACACGCCTGTATGGCAGTAAGGGAGAAACGACACCCAATGATCCATTGATCGTATATGATACAAGCGGGCCATACACCGATCCAAACATTGATATTGATGTACGCAAAGGCCTGCCCAAACTGCGCGCTGACTGGGCTTCCAACGTGAAGAATGAAACCCAGTTATCCTACGCACGCAAAGGCATCATCACACCCGAAATGGAATACATCGCTATCCGCGAAAACCAGGGCGCTACACAACAACACATTACACCTGAATTCATCAGGCAGGAAGTAGCCGCAGGCAGAGCCATCATTCCTGCCAATATCAATCACCCTGAATGTGAACCCATGATCATTGGGCGCAATTTCCTGGTGAAGATCAATGCCAATATCGGCAACTCTGCCGTTACCTCCAGCATCGAAGAAGAAGTGGAAAAAGCAGTGTGGGCCTGCCGCTGGGGAGCAGATACCATCATGGATCTCAGCACCGGCAAGAATATTCATGAAACCCGTGAATGGATCCTGCGTAACTCTCCTGTACCCATCGGTACCGTTCCTATTTACCAGGCCCTGGAAAAGGTGAATGGAAAAGCAGAAGACCTCAGCTGGGAAATATTCCGCGATACAATTATCGAACAGGCAGAACAGGGTGTGGATTACTTTACCATCCATGCAGGCGTATTGTTGCGCTATATACCTCTTACCGCCAATCGTATGACAGGCATCGTATCCCGCGGAGGCTCTATCATGGCCAAATGGTGCCTGGCACACCACCAGGAGAATTTCCTCTATACACACTTCGAAGAGATCTGCCAGATCATGAAGACCTACGATGTTTCCTTTTCATTAGGCGATGGCTTACGCCCCGGAAGTATTGCAGATGCGAATGATGCTGCCCAGTTTGCAGAACTGGAAACCCTGGGCGAACTCACTAAAATAGCCTGGCAATACGATGTACAGGTCATGATCGAAGGCCCCGGCCATGTACCCATGCACCTGATCAAAGAAAACATGGATAAGCAGCTGGAACACTGTCACGAAGCACCCTTTTATACATTAGGCCCCCTGACTACGGATATCGCTCCCGGTTATGATCATATTACATCAGCCATCGGTGCAGCCATGATTGGCTGGTTTGGTACGGCCATGCTGTGCTATGTTACGCCCAAGGAACACCTGGGATTACCGAACAAAGAAGATGTTCGCCAGGGCGTGATCACCTACAAGATAGCTGCCCATGCAGCTGACCTTGCCAAAGGCCATCCTGGTGCACAGCACAGGGATAACGCACTCAGCAAAGCCCGTTTCGAATTCCGCTGGGAAGATCAGTTCAACCTGGCCCTGGACCCTGACACCGCCCGCTCTTATCACGATGAAACTCTGCCTGCCGAAGGAGCCAAGGTCGCGCACTTCTGTTCTATGTGCGGACCACACTTCTGCTCCATGAAGATCACGCAGGAAATAAGGGAAGCCGGCATGGCAGAAATGGCCAGCACATTCCGCGAACAAGGCAACACTATTTATTCATAATCTGACAGTTATATAATCGCGGTACAGTTTTGGGATATGCTAATCAAACTCCATTACTTTGATACAGATCATCACACATACAGGCAAAATAAACCACGAACCAGCCCTCTGGTTACAATTATTACAGGCAGGTGCCGATAGTATACTGGTGCGCAAACCAGGATGGCAGGAAGCGGATTACGAAATGCTGCTGCTCAATGCACATCCTTCCTGTTACCCGCACCTCATCATAGCCGACCACCCTGTTTTATGTGAGCGCTATGGGCTGCTGGGGATACATTTTGGGGAGGCCATCAGGGGATCTATATCGCAGGAAGAGCTGCACAGGTACCAGCAACTGGGTTGTATACTCAGCACAAGTATCCATAGCGTTCATACACTGCCGGTAGTTAGTAATACCTGGAATCAACTGCTTCTAAGCCCGGTGTTTGATAGTATTTCCAAAGCTGGATATATGGCCGCGTTTGACACCAACTTCCGTTTAGACAAAGATGGCTATGCAGGCAATGTAATTGCATTGGGCGGTATTAATCAGCATACTGCTGATAAGGCCCGCCATATGCGCTTCGACGGCATTGCCCTGCATGGCGCCATCTGGCAACATCCGGAACGTGCAGTACGGACCTTCATCAGTATCCGTGATGCATGGTCAGGCAATTCATTCAGCTCATCATGATGACGATACAATACATTTCCCAGCAGACCGACACCTGCTCTCATCTTGACAATATCCGCATGGCCTGCGCAGCAGGCTGTAAGTGGATTCAACTGCGTATGAAACATGCAGATACGCAGGCTATTACCGCAACGGCAAGACTGGCAAAAGAAATCTGCGATGCACATGGCGCCACTCTTATTATTAATGATCATCCCGGCATTGCAGCACTGGTAGATGCACACGGCACACACGTTGGTAAGGAGGATATGACCGTAGCACAGGCAAGACGTATAGCCGGACCACATAAAATAGTAGGCGGTACAGCAAATACGCTCGAAGACATTTTACGACATGCCGCAGATGGTGCCGATTATGTAGGCATAGGCCCTTACCGCTTTACTACCACGAAAGAAAAATTAAGCCCGATCCTTGGGCTGGATGGCATCCGCAACATTATGTCTCAACTACGTGTAAAGATCCCTGTGATTGCCATCGGTGGCATTACTGCAGAAGATGTTCCGGGCTTATTCAGCACCGGTATACAGGGTATTGCCCTTAGCGGACTGATTACACATGCACCTGACAAACGCCAGCTTATATCTTCTCTTTATCAAACCATAGCACATGCAATCACTTCAAATAGCTGATCATACATTCACTTCCCGGCTCTTTACAGGCACAGGCAAGTTTTCTTCTTTACAACTGATGGAACAGGCCTTGCTGGCTTCTGCCACGCAATTAGTAACAGTAGCCCTCAAGCGGGTAGACATCCAGGACGCCGGCGACAACATGTTGCGGCATTTGCAATCGTTTAAACTAATGCCCAATACCTCCGGGGTACGTACTGCCAGCGAAGCGGTGTATGCTGCACAACTGGCAAGGGAAGCACTGGAAACAAACTGGGTCAAACTGGAAATACATCCGGATCCCCGTTACCTGATGCCGGATCCTGTTGAAACACTGCAAGCTGCGGAAGAACTGGTAAAACTAGGTTTCGTGGTCCTCCCTTATGTACACGCAGATCCTGTATTGTGCAAAAGATTAGAGCAGGTGGGCGTAGCAGCAGTGATGCCATTGGGGGCACCCATAGGTAGTAACAAAGGCTTACGCACAGCCGATTTCCTGGAGATCATCATAGAACAGAGCCAGGTACCCGTAGTCGTCGATGCCGGGATTGGCAGCCCCTCAGATGCTGCAAAAGCCATGGAGATGGGTGCCGATGCGGTTTTGGTCAACACGGCTATTGCGGTAGCAAAGGACCCTGTAGCCATGGCGCAGGCATTTGCAACAGCAATAGTGGCAGGCAGAATGGCTTACGAAGCAGGACTGGCACCGGTATACAGGCAGGCAGTAGCTTCCAGCCCTCTTATTGGATTCTTAGATGAAGTATAGCTATGGCAGATTTTAAAACACTCTTTTCCCAATACGATTGGGAGCAGGTAAAAGATAGCATTTATGCAAAAACAGCTGCAAATGTGGAGCAGGCATTGCATAACAAGCGGCGTACGATCGAAGACTTTAAGGCATTAATTTCCCCGGCTGCAGCGCCCTATTTACCAGCCATGGCTCACCTGAGTCAGCAGCTCACCCGGCAGCGGTTTGGTCATACCATGCAGTTATACATTCCGCTTTACCTGAGTAATGAATGTCAGAACATCTGTACCTATTGCGGGTTTAGTCTTGACAACAGGATAGCCCGCAAAACGCTGAACAGGGAGGAGGTGCTGGCAGAAGTAAAGGCGATCAAGGAGATGGGATACGACCATGTATTGCTGGTAACAGGGGAGGCACAGCAGACCGTAGGACTTCCTTATTTCAGGGAAATGCTGGAGCTGATCCGGCCTTACTTTTCCAACATATCTATGGAGGTACAACCCATGGATCAGTCAGATTATGAAGCCCTCATTCCAATGGGTTTGCATAGTGTATTGGTGTACCAGGAGACCTATCATGAGGCTGACTATAAACTGCATCATCCCAAAGGACGAAAATCGAATTTCAATTATCGCCTGGAAACGCCCGACCGCCTGGGCAAAGCGGGTATTCACAAAATAGGACTGGGGGTATTGATTGGACTGGAGGATTGGCGTACAGATAGTTTCTTTACCGCATTGCATTTACAATACCTGGAAAGGACGTACTGGCAAACGCGGTACAGTCTTTCGTTTCCGCGTTTACGCCCCTGTGCGGGTGGCCTGATGCCCAAGGCGGTGATGAGTGACCGGGAACTGGTACAACTGATCTGTGCATATAGATTACTATCTCCTGAGCTGGAACTAAGTCTTTCAACACGGGAATCTCCCCGCTTCAGGGATCATGTGATCCAATTGGGTATTACTACTATGAGTGCAGGCTCACGTACCAACCCGGGTGGCTATACAATGGGGGATGATTCGCTGGAGCAGTTTGAAATTTCGGATGAACGGGATCCGGCGGAGATAGCGGCTATGCTTCGAAACAATGGATACGAGGCGGTGTGGAAAGATTGGGATAAAGCATTCTGACAGCGCTTTATGGCCACGCATACTGAACCGGTATTTCAAGCCCACCGTTGGTGTAACTCACCGGCGCGAAACGGCTTCCGCCTTCGGCAGAATTCGTTTCGCGCCTATTTTCCTGATAAAAAAATAACAGTTCCGCCTGCAGGCGGAACTGTTATTTTTACCTAAATCCATTACTGAAATTTGTTACTTATAGACATAAGTAGCTGCTTAATATTCAAATGTAGGTTGCACATAATGAACAACAGCATTACGTTTCATTTTGAACAAAAAGAACAGCTATGCTTATAATGAACAATCTGTTCAGTGAACGACTTTTTCCAAATCACGATAAGTTCTCACCGTATCATGTGCACTTCTCAGCGCCCTGCGCTGATTGGCCACCAGCTCACGGATACTATATGGCATGGTAATACCTGAGCCCAGCACATCTTCATACGTACGCTGGGTGGCATCTTCTCCATACTCGCATGAAGACAGGATAGAGTGCCTGTCATGCCCTGAAAAAGTAGCTTTTACATCCATCCAGGTTCTATAGAGTTTACCATAAATAGTAGTATTGTGTGTAGGTTCCTCGCCACCATCCTGCAATATACCTTTCAGTTGATCTATATAAGTAATACTTTCTTCTCTCATTCTTTGGAACAGTGCTTTCAGATCGGCATCATCTGTCTGATCAATGGCCTTCAGGTATCCAGCTTCACGGTCATTATTGATCATGATCAGGTCATTCAGGGCTTCTATCAATTTCTCGTTCAATTGCATGATGATAGTTTTAAAAATGAATGAAGAATGTTGTGTTCTTTCAATATGAAATTCAAAAATTCTACCAGCCTTTTCGGATACGGGAGTTTAGCGGCTGATTCGCAATGAATATACTTACTGCTAACGGAAGATGCTTATCAGTAGCGTACATTTTACCTCCCTCCGGGGAATATGTTCTACAAAGCCTTTTGGCCGCAAATGCAGTATGTATAAGGATTCCGGGGCGCTAAAACGGTTTATACCTCGGTTAGAAGCACATCTTAAAGAAGAACTGCTTAACTGGCATAAATTTTCTATTCCTTAAGATAACCAAATCTTTTTGATATGAACGGCTTACTTTATTTAATTGCGATTATTCTGATCATCGGATGGATTTTGGGCGTGTTTGTTTACTCCGCAGGCAGCCTTATACATACCCTACTGGTTTTAGCGATTATCGCTATCCTCGTAAATATTATACGCGGTAGGGCTGTTTAACAGGCTACCTCAGAATAAGAAATTTCATCGGCAGCAGCCGACTGAAAGAGGGCATCCTCTTGAGTCGGCTGCACAGAAAATTGCTTTTACCTCCGGTGAAAGCAATTTTTTTTGCAATAACGTACCTTTGCCTCCATGAGAAAATATCTTTTGTTTAGCCTGCTTTTTGCAGCCTGCAGCACCTCCCGTCATCCTGTGAATACATCGGATGTATCTCAGCTCCGCCTCTTACACAAACTCATCGTTCCATACAACACCACCTTCAATGGCACGACAGTAGGAGGGCTCTCAGGCATCGACTACGACAGTGCCCGCAACGTATATTATCTCATTTGCGATGATCGCTCAGAACACGAAGCTGCCCGGTACTACACCGCCCGGGTGCCAGTCAATGGCGAACCGGTGACCTTCACTGCCGTGACTACACTCCCTATGCGCGATGGTCAGCCCTTTCCCGCCGGCAAAAACCTGGCACCCGACCCGGAAGCCATGCGTTACAATCCCAACACCGGTCACCTGGTCTGGAGCAGTGAGGGAGAGCGTATCGTCAACGCCAAAGACACCATTCTAAAAGATCCTGCTGTATACGAAATATCCCGCGACGGGCATTTCCTTGATACTTTTTCTATCCCTTCTCAAATGCACATGCAGGCAGGCAGCAATGGCCCCCGCAGGAACGGCACTTTTGAAGGGCTGGGCTTTACCCCGGATGGTAAATATATGTTCGTGAGTGTGGAAGAACCCCGCTATGAAGACGGTCCCCGTGCAGGCCTGAAAGATACGACTGCCTGGATCCGCATTATAAAATACGACCTGCAAACGAGGCAAGCCATTGCCCAGTTTGCCTACAAACTGGCACCGGTAGCCGCCGCTCCGGTACCTCCCGATTCATTTGCCATCAATGGCATTCCTGATATTCTTGTGTTGTCAGAAAACCAGCTTCTCATCATGGAACGCTCTTTCTCCACAGGCGTAAAAAATTGTACTATCCGCCTCTACAAGGCAGACCTTTCTCATGCCACAAATGTATCGGCTATACAATCTTTGCAGACAGATACCCACTTTACACCTGTTGTGAAAAAGCCTTTATTTAATTTTCAAAGTCTGCAGACATATGTAGATAATGTGGAAGGAATGACTTTTGGCCCCCGCCTGCCAAACGGCCACAGGAGCCTTATTTGTGTGGCTGACAATAATTTTTCAAACAAAGAAGAAACGCAGTTCTATATCTTCGATATTGAATAGCAATAGTATTTTATCAATGAGTGGTATCATCTAACTGTATAGTTGGAGATCCAGACATTGTCTGCTATATTGGAGAATCATTCGGGAATCTGAATGTATAATCTATGCCAATTTTTAGACTATCCGTGAAGACCCTATATTCCATTTGACGCAGTCAAAATAATAGGTTCTCCGCTCGTTACGAGCACCGTATGTTCATGCTGGGCCACAAAACTCCCATCTTTGGTCACCAGGGTCCAGCCATCTCCTAATGTATCAGCATAGTTTGCCCCGGTAGAGATAAAGGTTTCAATAGCGACCACAGAATTGCTGCGGAAACGGTTTCGGTTGAACCGGTCGTAGAAGTTAGGGATCTCCCTGGGTGCTTCGTGCAGGCTTCTGCCTATACCATGGCCGACCAGGTTCCTGATCACCTTGTATCCTTTTTCTTTGGCGGCATTTTCAACGATACGGCCAATGTGGGCCAGGCGAACTCCATCGCTGATATTGCTGATGGCCTTGTGCAGGATTTCGATAGAGGCATTGATAAGAGCAGTGTGCCTGAAAAGGTCTTCTCCCAGTACAAAAGAGGCACCGTTATCAGCATAATACCCCGCCAGTTCGCCAGATACATCAATGTTTACGAGATCGCCGGGTTGTAATATTTTCCCGGCGGAAGGGATCCCGTGGGCGACTTCGTTGTTCACGCTGATGCAGGTAAATCCCGGGAAATTATAGGTTAGTTTCGGTGCCGACCTGGCACCCATTTGAGTTAATAAAGCGCCGCCATACTCATCCAGTTCTTTTGTAGACATGCCGGGAGCGGCACATTGACGCATCAGCTGCAACACCTTGCCAACTACTTCGCTGATGGCCTGCATGCCGGATAGATCTGCTGTGGATGTAATGGACATAGTTCCTCCTTTTTTTTCCGAAACGGGTTTTCATGGTTGATGGTGAATGCCCTGTTTCAGGCATACCTTTTCTGGAACAGGTTTTCGCTCTTCATTGATGAATTCCCTTTTTCATGAACCCTTTATATCAGTTTGTCCAGACAGGCTACAATATTTGCGTGGATTTCCGCAATAGGTAGCATCTTGTCTGTTTTATCATAACATACTATTTTGGTAATGGCAGGGTCTGTATCTGCCAGTACTTCGTATTCTTTTCTGACTGCCAGCTGGAGGGAGAAATCCTTTTCATGGATGTCTTCCTTGCCATTCAGGTAGCTCCGGTCTTCATTTTTCATTCTTTTGGTCAGCGCCTGTTCTGTATGGGAAAAGGGCACATCCAGGTAAATGGAGAGATCCGGCTGGGGAATACGGTTGTACCCGTACTCAAACATGTTGATCCATTCACGCAATTCCTTTTTTTCGGCTTCAGTGCTCAGTTTGGCGCACTGAAAGGCGATATTGGACAGCACATACCTGTCTACCAGTACGGTATATCCATTGGCCAGCCATTCATTGATGGTGCTGGCAAAGTCTTTTCTATCTTCTGCAAAAATGAGGGCAACCAGCTGTGGGTGTACATTTTTCACATCCCCGAACTCCCCCCGCAAAAATTTAGCTACCAGGTCACCAAATACGCCACCGTTCTGACTTCTTGGAAAGTGGATAAAGCGGGTTTCTATGCCCTGCTGATGATAGTACCTGGTCAATAAGTCAATCTGGGTCGATTTTCCTGCTCCATCGAGTCCTTCTACGGCAATAAATCTGCTTTTCTGCATTGATCTGGTTTAGGGGCCAAAGATATTACATCTTTCAGGTATCCCGGCCAAAGATATAGGGATAAGCCCAGCCTGATCCGGTAATAAGCCGCAGATATTCCGCCTCTTTTAAGATGCGGGTTATAGGCGGCTTATAGGCGGGATATAGGCGGGTTATCTGCGGGTTATCTCCCTTATTGAGCCATGGTTAAGGGTTAGAGAAGATCACTGCAATTTTTGAGTTTTCTTTAACATATCCTTAAGGGACTTATACATT
This window of the Chitinophaga sancti genome carries:
- the dnaN gene encoding DNA polymerase III subunit beta yields the protein MKFIVSSSTLLKQLQQISGVINSNTVLPILEDFLFIIDRNELTVVATDLETVMKVKLEVEAKEGGRICIPAKILMDSLKNLPDQPLTFNIDLNSYAVEITSDNGKYKVMGENPENFPKEPTADDTTSFTVTSTALVTAINKTLFAVSNDDLRPAMTGVFFELTPSSLTFVATDAHRLVKYVRTGVVCPKAETFIVPKKPLNLLKSALPDNDSEIKIAYSQNHFFVTHNGAQMICRLIDARFPDYKVVIPKDNPYRLTLVKSDFQNALKRVSVFANKSTNQVALSITGSELQLSAQDVDFSFEGNERMNCSYTGDDMQIAFNAKFLIEMLNAAEGDEITIELSTPTKAGILKPSEKEENEDLLMLVMPLMLNN
- a CDS encoding sterol desaturase family protein, whose amino-acid sequence is MESFFNNIPSFYRTAILVGGLVLLWVFEGAFPRFYFKSNRYFHAGTNLFFTLTTAVVNFSLAFLIVKACTFTANRHFGLLYLVPLPNWLHATLAILMMDLIGAYLVHLIQHKIAWMWHFHKIHHIDTAVDATTALRHHPIESILRVIALFVAVITMGIPIWMVFLYQTISVFMSQFNHANIHLPKWLDNALSWIIVSPDMHKVHHSHFQPETDTNYSNIFSIWDRLFGTFKKVNDTTSLQYGLDEYQEEKYQKIGALLKAPFDKPLNQ
- a CDS encoding lipocalin family protein — encoded protein: MKNSHLLVGVITMFSFACHPSRTPENEAVVDTSALMPAADTTPVIVADSIVTVVPDTVVIDTAKLIGKWLQPVTGKDNEWQGMELRKNRKAIAVNMYSLVYEKWELQHDTLLLWNHAEGVKSSDSTRTVDTSIIRELTDTSLVLFPVKAAEGYLEKYRKETGGKKVKSRK
- the thiS gene encoding sulfur carrier protein ThiS, yielding MEVTVNNKLYAVQQGTTIAALLQFIQLPSDKGLAVAINREVIPKPAWSQHLLQTADSITIIRATQGG
- the thiC gene encoding phosphomethylpyrimidine synthase ThiC; the protein is MNIENISRTPLPASRKIYINGVAMREITLTPTRLYGSKGETTPNDPLIVYDTSGPYTDPNIDIDVRKGLPKLRADWASNVKNETQLSYARKGIITPEMEYIAIRENQGATQQHITPEFIRQEVAAGRAIIPANINHPECEPMIIGRNFLVKINANIGNSAVTSSIEEEVEKAVWACRWGADTIMDLSTGKNIHETREWILRNSPVPIGTVPIYQALEKVNGKAEDLSWEIFRDTIIEQAEQGVDYFTIHAGVLLRYIPLTANRMTGIVSRGGSIMAKWCLAHHQENFLYTHFEEICQIMKTYDVSFSLGDGLRPGSIADANDAAQFAELETLGELTKIAWQYDVQVMIEGPGHVPMHLIKENMDKQLEHCHEAPFYTLGPLTTDIAPGYDHITSAIGAAMIGWFGTAMLCYVTPKEHLGLPNKEDVRQGVITYKIAAHAADLAKGHPGAQHRDNALSKARFEFRWEDQFNLALDPDTARSYHDETLPAEGAKVAHFCSMCGPHFCSMKITQEIREAGMAEMASTFREQGNTIYS
- a CDS encoding thiamine phosphate synthase, coding for MIQIITHTGKINHEPALWLQLLQAGADSILVRKPGWQEADYEMLLLNAHPSCYPHLIIADHPVLCERYGLLGIHFGEAIRGSISQEELHRYQQLGCILSTSIHSVHTLPVVSNTWNQLLLSPVFDSISKAGYMAAFDTNFRLDKDGYAGNVIALGGINQHTADKARHMRFDGIALHGAIWQHPERAVRTFISIRDAWSGNSFSSS
- a CDS encoding thiamine phosphate synthase, with the translated sequence MMTIQYISQQTDTCSHLDNIRMACAAGCKWIQLRMKHADTQAITATARLAKEICDAHGATLIINDHPGIAALVDAHGTHVGKEDMTVAQARRIAGPHKIVGGTANTLEDILRHAADGADYVGIGPYRFTTTKEKLSPILGLDGIRNIMSQLRVKIPVIAIGGITAEDVPGLFSTGIQGIALSGLITHAPDKRQLISSLYQTIAHAITSNS
- a CDS encoding thiazole synthase, with translation MQSLQIADHTFTSRLFTGTGKFSSLQLMEQALLASATQLVTVALKRVDIQDAGDNMLRHLQSFKLMPNTSGVRTASEAVYAAQLAREALETNWVKLEIHPDPRYLMPDPVETLQAAEELVKLGFVVLPYVHADPVLCKRLEQVGVAAVMPLGAPIGSNKGLRTADFLEIIIEQSQVPVVVDAGIGSPSDAAKAMEMGADAVLVNTAIAVAKDPVAMAQAFATAIVAGRMAYEAGLAPVYRQAVASSPLIGFLDEV
- the thiH gene encoding 2-iminoacetate synthase ThiH — protein: MADFKTLFSQYDWEQVKDSIYAKTAANVEQALHNKRRTIEDFKALISPAAAPYLPAMAHLSQQLTRQRFGHTMQLYIPLYLSNECQNICTYCGFSLDNRIARKTLNREEVLAEVKAIKEMGYDHVLLVTGEAQQTVGLPYFREMLELIRPYFSNISMEVQPMDQSDYEALIPMGLHSVLVYQETYHEADYKLHHPKGRKSNFNYRLETPDRLGKAGIHKIGLGVLIGLEDWRTDSFFTALHLQYLERTYWQTRYSLSFPRLRPCAGGLMPKAVMSDRELVQLICAYRLLSPELELSLSTRESPRFRDHVIQLGITTMSAGSRTNPGGYTMGDDSLEQFEISDERDPAEIAAMLRNNGYEAVWKDWDKAF